The Naumovozyma dairenensis CBS 421 chromosome 1, complete genome genomic interval TCCTGTGGCCCCTCTACCTACACCAGCAACGTAACCTGGTGGAGGAGATTGGTCTAAAAAAGAAGGTCTCTCCATTGCGTAAATAGCTTTCCCTCTGTTGATTTCGATGTCTCACACTGGAAGcagaagatgatatattttattatgtaACTTAATTGACTAAGAAGATATCTATTGTCAAGAAATCGCCTCTACACTGCTAATATTGTAGTATATTAGTggaaattgaatataatttttccaagAAACATTTGGAGGGTTGGCCGAGTGGTCTAAGGCGGCAGACTTAAGATCTGTTGGACGGTTGTCCGCGCGAGTTCGAACCTCGCAtccttcattattttttttcttttttgtgTTATACAATAATCACAGAATTCTGATAACAGTGACCTATATTTTGTCATTAGATTTCTCAAGGAAATGGCTATTATCAAAAGACTACGTAGATTGCAACTGCTATGATTTTTGGCAACATCTTCCACACATAGCTATGACCACTCTTTGTTTATTTCTCACtaaaaattatcaattagGCCTGGTTGGGCAACTTTTTGAAAAGCTTGTGCCCCTCTGTTAAGAAAAGTTTTCGGATCTTGTCCTGCCCCACGGGCAAGAAAACCTGTCCACTCCTTGCCCAACCCAACCAGTCCTACTCTAAATGCAGGGTTTGTTTCTTAATTTCCGTTATACAATTGACTCAACATAGTTAAGCTATTCAACCAGCTGGCAGTTAATGAAAAACTAGAATCTGGTGTCAAAGCCAAAGTGATGTAATCGGTAAGGTGGGAGCTTACCTCGTTCATTAAAACGTTAAGCTCAATAATTCCATCAGCATATGGGGCAGCAGCAGCGTGAGCAATGGAGGCAAAAGTGACAGCAGCTAATAAAGCCAATAAGTTAAAGTTCATGGTTGGGTTCCAGTGgatgttgttgtttgaaACATTGTATCGTGCGTTTTTTTGAGTGTATTTGTACGTAGAATAGAGGTAACTGTTTAGAAGAGAATTTCTTCTTAACCATCACATAATATGaacattatattataaacCGTATACTAATATCCTAGGAACACTTCTCCATACGAGAATAATAGCGAGGTAGCATGTGTCATCCTTTATATGGACTAGgatataatttatcaaaataaattcaaagacaagttaattctttattaattaGCTATATAGTAAACTTAACAGCTTAGGGTGATgatagaaaaaatattgtatAAATGTTCGTTGCAATAAAAAATGTGGTATCGATATGATTAGATCTCGaaggatatatataatacaaagAAGCTGTATTCGATTTTTCGATGTTTGATGTAAAAATTGGTAGTAGTAAGAACAAATGGATGTGGACGTAGAAGAAGGTTAGATAAGGGTGATAAACTGACATAGATTTTGTCAGAATTATTGAgtttgaaatattatcaaaaggTTACCAGAAGAATCGTAAGCTTCTTATTTCTTACTTTTTTTACTCTTCTTacccttcttctttgtcttcttttcaaGCTTTGGTGGAAGTGCCTTTGGAACTGAGTGGGCCATTGGTTGCAATTCAGGTGCCTCAAATTTGTAGCCTATATGATCCATACCAATATAAGATGCGAATACGACGAATAAGCATGGCATGACACACAAGAATAAGACATCTAAGATACCGTAGAAAATGTGTTCAGAATCTGGTTGTAAAACATTACCACCTTCGCTAATACCAAAAGCAACTGGGTAAACAAGCCATAAGAACATTATAATACCGtagaaaattttgaaaacgTTCATCAATTCAGAATTACCCTTGTTCTTGACTAAGTTTCTGGTTGTAGTCATGATACTGATAGAGGTAACGATACCGGCAGCAATACCAAAACTGTAGTAACCCCATTTGTAAGTTGAATGGACTAGTGCAGCAATTAAGAAGCAAACGACGTAGAATTCAGTGAAACAGACATTGAAAGCAATGTGCCATAGTGGAGTTTTACCGAAGATTGAGGCTTGAATAATTGGCCATGGGAAGGCCAAAAACCAACCTACATATCTGGCATAAAAGACTTGTCTCATACCAGGATGTTCAGCTTGTGTACTTGTTTGGACATGATCATATTTAGCTTTAACTGGAGTCCAACCTAAATTGGAAGCCATTGTGAAGTAAGCAATCATCATGAAACCAGTTGGAGCTAAAGCGGTATAGtaaaataatctttcattGATAGGTTTTCTGAACATCAAtaataccattattatgaagaaaaataaaaatatacagAAGGCAGACCATAACCAATCTGAACCTTTGTCAGTAATATGGAAATCAACACCAATTGGTTTGTTAATTTTGACGGCTTCATTACCACCTCTCTTGACTAACTCGATGAAATTAGACATTATTTCACgtggaatatttttttgaaatgaaTAGATGATTAAATTAGTTATTAATAGGGGATTAAATGACCTTTTATATTAAGTGTTCACTTATCAATGAGTTAGGGTATAGtaattattgaaatacTGTAAATTTCTCAGCGtgtttatcaaatatattccaattaAACTAAACATGTTAGAAAATCCggaaaaggaagaaacGTTAATATTAGGTAGTAGGTGAAATTGAATGTATGTCGCTCcttataaataataactagCTGAAAAGACTCGTAAAATATTACATTATTACGTACGTATTTTTCACTAATCCATCTTCCTCGGATTTTgcaaattttcttcttgaaaaattatggAGAAGatcattgaataatatttaatattttcccTTTCCGTccatttgtttgttttcatttctgTAATATTTATGTTATTCTATTTTAGAATACCTGCATGGTCATGGGCTCGAGCAGAGATGTGAGTAAAACTCTGCAGAATGATTGAAGCCGAAAAGGACACAACTGTTTGCGTAGGTATCTGTTGGGAAGTATTTTGAGTGATAAAAGTTCCAAAATTACAAACGAATTACCCAATTaggtttattattttgaaaattttcaattgacAACCGGAGGAATAACACTGTGTACGTAATTTTAGTTGTTCCAAGACCGGAAAATTGAGACAAAACGCGTAGCCGGCAACTTGCCAGATATCCGTTCGAGGAGCGACAAACCCATCATTTGTGCCAAAAAAAGCGACTTAAAATCAGAATTTAAAACACCAGTTTTTCGTAAGTGACGTTGCGGAATTTTTCCCAGTACGTAGTACGTTCCTGACTTTGAAGCTTGcttatatttatattattcgTAAAAATTTTCGAACTAATACAACAACCATACCATCTTAGTTTATATTATCTCCTAAAACAGATGTTAGGCGAACTAATATGAAGAAAACTCGTAACGGGGAAACAATATGTGAAGAAAGACTCACAAAGTTACCTCGGCTAGTTTGCTGCAAGATGTAATGTCCTTCCTCTGTTCATTTTCTGAGTTCTGAGTTTCTATGTATATACTCCCATGTGACACTTGCCTCTAATTTTGCTATTTCGAAAAACcagaaaatatttgaacTTTTAAGTAGTGGTCTCTAATTGGCTATCTTGGTTAAGTTACTTATTCATCTGTAGACCTTATATATAATCAAGTGCCTTCACACCAATACAAATTGCTGTGCAAATTGAGAATAAGTTTACGTAATCATTGTATGAAATGACCTTGCAACTCCGAGAAACAGGACGTTACGTATTATTCTTAAAGTGGcccttatttttttgtcaaGTGGAACCATCAAGGATTCttcaattattgaaaatccCGCAAAGAAATGAAGGTAGCGGAGAAATTGGGGGTCCAAAAACCCTCTATGAAACCCAGACATTATTAACAAAACACTAACTTTAAAGTTGTCTTGTTACCCGGCTTCCACAAAGATCCACacttctttttcaattagGTTACTCAATGAGGTAATAAAGTACTAAGATAACGTTATGTACTTAAGGTACTCCCGGACCATATTGGATGATTAATTAGAATATTGATTATACTAAAGCTCCTCGTTGAAAGTTCAGGATTAAACGATAATCGTATCCATCTCATAGTCCACTGAAAACTCTTGTTATTACTATATCTCCGAAGTGACTCGGGGACGGCTTACTGGCAGATGTATTACTATTCCCCGGTGCACTGCACGTACACAGTAATATTGATTCAAAGTCTGCTCTCTTCTACATCCTTATTTTAGTACTTGATTATTTCCGAACTATATGTGAGGGGGGTGTTATAATCCTGACCACAAATGGACGAACCAGCAGACAACTTCATTGGATATTGAAGGTATTAGATTCAAGCTATTTGATGTATATATAGGGTAATTATATATGCCTTATGATTATTGCATTTGTCGTTTATAGCTTCTCAATTATTGTTCAACAGCGTGTATAGAAGAAGATAGGTCAGTTATCAGGGCAATAGTCTACGTCTCAAATAGAGAAAGTGTTTTGCAATCAATCTATAAGGTAATATAGATAAAAAGGACAATCCCAAAATTATAGCTTCTGAAAACTCATGGGAAGTGCATTTTTAAAGACGATGATATAACTGGAATTTCTCAccttttatttacttttgaATTAGAGCtttttccatatttttcaaaaagaaaaatattgaaatttttcctATTTTATAACGaaagataaataaaaaaactacataccatcaattaatttccTAGTTTTAGCTATGAAATAATCTCCTTAACGAACTAAAGGGATGAATATTCCGAGTTATCGGGAAGTTTGTTTATGGGAACCATTAAAAGGTTTCTATTTACTTCAGAAGAATACCGCGCCAGTAAGCAAGGGCCATATTCTTGATAAACGAAGTGTAAAACATGTCACGGTGTTGGGAAAATGGTATACATTCACCAGATATGTCCCTGTGGGGACGGTCTGCTCCTCTCCCTCTTATAGGTGAGAGTAATATCTAATTATGTAAAATGTATAGGAAATAAAATCCTCGCTTATATACTTGTAAAATTTAACAGCTCATCACATCACATCGTGGTTATACGACATGATTTAATATACGCCTTAAATTCCAACACATATAcattaatgatgaatagTTGAAAAGATACATCAACCTTTTCATTTATATGCTTGAATTTTTATACAATATTGTATATAGTGTCTTACTTAACTAAAACGGGGTAAACAGCCTAACAGAATTTTTGTACAAAATTACTTGATCCATTGATGGAAAATACTACCTTACTTGATTTAGAGTTTATTTTGATGGGTGTTGCAGTGTTTCGATATCCTTTTTGATATAGTAGCATTTGATATAAGAAACCATTCAGAGACAATTTGTTTCAAGGCCACATTTTTTACTATTTTACCAAAACGTATGGACCTGATAATGAAGGAAGTGtttgatgaatttggaAACAGGTTAACTAAGATATCTTTAGTAAATGTGAGTTATGTTTTCATTTCAGGATATGCTAAACAAAGGTAACTTCGTCTGTGCATATATGTAGCTACGAAGTAAATTAAAGGGCACTATCCAGTACTAAGTTGCCAAGATTTTTTGGATCACTACGAAATTAGTAATACGAATGGGAAACTTCCAAAAAATCCATTACTCATCGTCTCAAGTTCCTGATAAAATGTTATTATGTACCATTAAAAAGGAAACCCCTCAGTAAAAGACTATAATTATCAAACGATCaagtaaacaaaaagaTATGGAATTGATCGTGTCCAGCTAATTCTCGTTCTATGCGCCCCAAACAAGTGGATTCTTGGCAGATAGCTGGGAAAACTAAATAGGAGGAAGAGGTAAGGCGTGTTGGCGGGTCTCGTTCACGGTCAGGCCTGGGAGGGGAGGGAAGGGTAGGGAAATTGGGttggattgaaaaatttgggGGCTAGACTCGTTGTGACTTAGCCAGCCGGGGTAGGACCGAAAATTTGGCGGTAAAGATACGCAGATAgccaaaatatttttaaggTTGACTAGTAACTAcaataaaagatattatatAGATTAAACTAGACACTACAAGATAAATGAAAGTTATATTGGATTATTGGCATATAATTTAGTAATGTATAacatcttcattaataataatatattacttTTACTAGATAtttatgaaatattttgatagtATTTCCTCCTCCCACTTCTTCACAGAGGAAGAGATACCGCATTAATTAGTGTACGAAGACGAGATGTAATAGTTGCAcctgatgataataaaattacagtattcaataatggtaattcTAGAGGTTGAACAGTTTCCGTATCTACTGGATATCATTGAGCACCTAAAACACATCAGGACTTACAGCTGCCTCCAACGGTAATAATGCATCAACATGTTTTTTTCAACTTGCAAATATAAGGGTTATGAATATCAATCTACGTACTGATTTTTAGAAAATTGTGGGCAGAGAGAGATTTACTCAAATTCTATGTGAACGGGGGGGGGGGGAATATTTTACTCTCGGGGGTCGGGcatagaaaatattttactCTCGGGGGTCGGGGgtagaaaaaatattttttaccCTTCCCATATCTAGAGATCAGGCCTGGGACGGATTAGGATTAATGGGTTGAAAAAGCAAGGATTGGGGGCgaattttttgaaaaaaaggtagggtagaaatcaaattttatGGATTGAGAACAGGGTTGGTCTATTCTGGCCATGGATTGGGGcatggattgaaaaaaaattgaaaaatagtagtcgtataatatgatttttatagTATTTTCTTATAAATTAcgtaataaaaaaatggattggaTTAGGATAGACTTTGGGTTAGGCTAGGATTAGGACTGGATTGAAGATTTTCACTGGGGATTAAAAAAAGGTAGGGTAGGCCCGAAATCCCTTAGGATAGACCAAAAATCCTATCCGTCCCAGGCCTGCTAGAGATACTAACGCCACTTACGTCGTGAACTCGTCATTTCTTACATAAGAAATTTCTAAGAACTGACTTGCGTTCATACACAACGCTAACCGTCCTCACGTACGTTCGTTCATATGTAGCTGCGAAGTTGCGTTGAGTTAGTGCCCCGAATCGGCCGCCTCTGCCGCGTGTGCCTTAACAAATAGAAGGAGGTGGAAAAATTGGCGAAAAAATACAGATATTCAAAAGACAACTATATAAGGGGCAATAATCAAATACTTCAAACAGTAACTCAATTGCTCTTTTTTATTGTCCCCTTATTAGCCAGTTTTGTTCTAATAAGAAACTTCATACACATACACACACACAAAACAACTACTATTTCAAAATGCCAAAGGTCGCTATTATCATTTACACTTTATACGGACACACTGCCAAGCTTGCTGAGGCTGAAAAGAGAGGTGTCGAAGCTGCTGGTGGTTCAGCTGATATTTATCAAGTTGCTGAAACTTTAACTCCAGAAGTTGTCAAGGCTTTAGGTGGTGCTCCAAAACCAGACTACCCAATTGCTACTGCTGAAACATTGACTGAATACGACGCCTTCTTATTCGGTATCCCAACCAGATTCGGTAACTTCCCAGCTCAATGGAAGGCCTTCTGGGACAGAACTGGTGGTCTATGGGCCAAGGGTTCTTTACATGGTAAAGTTGCTGGTTGTTTCGTCTCTACTGGTACCGGTGGTGGTAACGAAGCTACCATTATGAACTCCTTATCCACTTTGGCACATCACGGTATCATCTATGTCCCATTAGGTTACAAGAACGTTTTCCCACAATTAACTAGCTTGGAAGAAGTTCACGGTGGTTCTCCATGGGGTGCTGGTACTATTGCTGGTGCAGACGGTTCAAGATCTCCAAGTGAATTAGAATTACAAGTTCACGAAATCCAAGGTAAGACCTTTTACGAAACTGTTCAAAGattctaaatattttaaaaaaaaattatatagtaaaaattataaaaatcttattactttttttttgttcctCTATAGATGGCAAGTAAAAGAGtaaatgaataaatgaataaatgaaatCGAAGTTTTCCGCCCCTTTAACATTTTAGATGGTGCAAAAAATACAGTTTATAATGTAGTTAAATCAGATTTATATTGTCtcatgtaaatatatatttaggGATCTGAATATAAGTCTAGAGAATAAATTGCTTTtgctttcttttttcttctgttattcctttttattttcccTTAACGTTGACTGGTTGTTGTTATTCTCTATAAGTGCACTTAAAGCGGGGGAGTACGCGATGAGGAATTCTAACCTTAAAGTCATATTTACATTAGGGAAACCGCTCATATTAGATGGATGAAACAAGGGAAGAGTTAACTATAATCTCTTATCTATGGATAATACAAATGGATAACTTAATCAATGAATACAAATTAGGCCTAAGGTCCTACGAATGCTTAGAAAAGGAAGTTAAGAGGACCAACTTTGAAAATCTATTCGAAGATGTGAATTTTTCATCCGACACCAATTTCAATACTATTCTATCATCACCAGATCGAAAAAGTGAAGAACCATTTAAGACAAAGATTCATAAAtatgatttaaataaatctaACTCAACCAATTTGCTTAGCCCTAATTGTTTAGATATTGATCCAACTGGTCAGTTTTTATTGAGtggaaataataatggttcAATTATCTTGTTTGCATTagatgataaattgaaGGATAATGAACTATTCAATAAGAAAGTTAATTATTCAAAGCGAGCTGCTtctgaaaaagaaatagagCCAATAGTGCAATCCTCCAAGAATCATTATATTAAGGATCATAATAAGGATGGGATGAGAATGGTTCACAGTTTTGAAACTAACAGAAATAAATTTCGGATGTATAGAAAATCAGATCTAAAAAACACTTTCCCATACTCTAGCAATGTACCCAATTTGACAAGTGCAAATCGGATTATTCCAAGCGAAGAAATGGAAGATGAAACAGGATCCCACATTTCTGGAATAAGTACAATGAAATGGTATGGAGAAGATAATGGTATGTTTTTTACTGGATCTTATGATAAGATAATTAAAATTTGGGATaccaatgaatttaaatctGTTCAAGATCTGCCGTTTGAACATAAGATCAACCAAATTGATAATGTTAAGAATAATTACATGAATGAAGTGATTGTTGTCGCTAGCGATGATTATTATCCACgtttaattgatttaaagAGCATGAATTTAGGTATAACAGTTTTTGGTAAATCGACGTCTTCAAATAGGAGAAGAAATGATGAAGGAATGAATTCAGAGATTTTGACTTGTAAGATGAATCCAAACAATgggaatattatttgttcCGGTGATGCTGAAGGAAGGGTTAAATTATGGGATTTAAGGATGACGAATAAGTTACTTTATGAATTGCAGCGGGAACAGTCAAATACTGGGAACGCCAATAGTAAGATTAATACCAAAGCGCACCTACAGGCTTGCACTGATCTTTGCTGGAATGAAGTTGGAAGTAAATTGTGTTCCATTGGGACAGATGGCCGATTATATATCTGGGATCCATTCTTATCCGATAAGACATTAATTAATAGACCTCAATTATTAGGATCGATCGATTTGCTACGTAATAGATTCAAAATACGAACGTCTCAACGTTTAATTTGGTTTAACGATTTTGTTATATGTAATACAGACAATGGTGAGGTACATATTTATGAAACTCAACAATATAAACTTTGGAATAAAATAGAGCACCACCAATCATATAATACCAGTATAATCTCAACTGGTactaataaaaaagaaagggTACCTACTATTTGACTCAAATGAAAGGTATGGCCTTACAAAAAAATCTATCGAACAGTAGAGGGCTCCGACTTTACCTCGGAACAACCGGTTATATATCTGAATATGTATAATGCAATCGAAATCAATGGTCAATTCTTTAGCTACCCACCGATTCGGTTACTGAACTACTTATAAACTATTTGTATTAATTCGCTCTATTCTAGAATATACAGTACGTAACGTTGTACAATATATGAGTTCGATTTGAATCTATCATTACTTGCTCCTGTGTCATATATATCATGGAGACCTGTGACAATAATAGCAAATTCCATGTCGGCACTACGTTCGGTTGGGcttctttttgaaaaagatgCCCTCGCAGTAAAGTGAAAGTTCTCAAAGAAGCTCACTCATTGGGGTTCGTAACAAACAATCTCAGAATCCTTTAGCGACACTACACTATATTTGTTCCAATTTGAAACGTACATACTCTATGAGCCCCAATATTTTCACCTAGATTTTTCTTGGAACCCCAACCACCACCCAATTTTCTTATAAAAAACACCTCAACCCCAGCTGGACACGGGGCTTACGTATTGCCCCACCCATGCCTAGCCGGCACACCCACACGTGGATAATATATAGGAAGAAGTAAAATAAAGAGTGCAGAATACCGAACAGAACACCGGGTGACCTCCCCATTTCCTACAAGGATTTGTGAGGAGAATAGACCGTTGTCTTTTCCTTTTAAGATTTTCAGATTTTTGGAAAGCCCGCTTAAAGTTTGGCGCTTAACCCCACGGGGGAAGAAACCATTACCGGTGAAGAGGGCTCCGCATTAATTATAATGTCTCCATCACTAAACACGAAGTATTTATGCGCCTTCGGTAGAATTGCTTAACGATAATGGCAATATAATGttagtattttttttgccTACGTGAAGTATCTCTATTTTAAGCTTTTAGAGACTTGGCTCTTTGTAAAAACACTGTCACTGGAACAAACTAAAGGTGGTAAAGAGGAACATTTGTTATTAGAAAGCTGTATTCACCTATTCTAGTGAAATAACCTGCTTTCTACTGACCCTCTGAAGGATAAGAAAAGAGTATAACTTACTAGTTTCCTTATTTTTAGGCGGATTTCACTATTGGGGATCCTACAGTCATTAACTAATATACACTCACATCCGAACAAGAGATACAGTACAAATCAACTCAAAGAACTACGTAGAATATCTACCGTCTACACTTATTCTTTTACcttataatatatttgtgTATACCGCCATCACGTCCCCCCCCCCCTATAACAATCACTAGTGGAACAGAAACAAGGGAAGCACAGCTGCCAAAACCAACCACCAAAGGAGACTCTATACAAAACATTAAGATAAGAGTATAGATAGTAACAAAAAAAGCATAAACATTGAAGTAGAAGAATAATCAAAAAGTTTATAGCCTACGATGTCTAACCTAGCAGAATATTTCGCAAAACATGcatcaaaaaataatatcgaAGAACTTGAGGATATGGGACCCTCCGTTTCTATGGCAGTGGAAGCggaaaatgatgaagatttcaagaaatcaaCTTTTAGTTTGAAAAGAACAAGATCAATGGGTAGATTAGGCCGACACTCAAGTTCTGCAAGAAAAGCATTGAATAGGAAGAAAATAGACGAACAATTAGACGAACAATTAGACGAATATTATGACGATGCCAACGGGAATTTATATTCCGATGCTGACTCTGATTATATCGATGAAGATAAGTTGCATTCTGCCTCCGTTTCCCCACCGCCTGCTGATAATGACAACATATTAATACCACAAGACGATAATGATGTAGTTAGAGAACCAGAGACACACGTAGACTACCTTTCGCATCAGTGGAATGAATCGGACATTTCAAACTCTTGgaaatatatcattttgaaaaagaagaaaagagacATTGATTTAATCAACTCTGCCCGTCTGGAAAATGCATCTTGGAGAACATGGGCCAAAGCAAGAAATCATCTAAGGACCGTGTCACCAGAGATTTTAAATTGGTCAAAAGATTCTGATGTCACATGGCTTTATGGTCCtattgttaataataatcatgaAAACGCTGCCGAAGGAAATGGTAACAATGACGATGGTTCAAACAGTTGTATTGACATTTCGAGAGGTTACGGATCGGATGATGAAAACTCGAAACGTTTATCCattaagaaaaagaatactAAACGTACAAGAGAGCCACCAAAGCcaattttaaagaaaagatcGGTAACAGAAATTATAGAAGAAAATGCGCAATGGAAGTTAAACGAAGCAAGAAAacatttcaatgaaatgaGGCATTCAAATGTCATTATGGATCCGAACTCGACAAAAGACCTTCACGACGATTATGATGCACTTGCCGCTAAAGTTAATGCCCAGTATTACTATAGAACTCCTCAGAAATCAAACAGCACAACAAATTTGAATCACAAATACCAAACTATAATCCCACCATCTAATAATGTTGATATACGTGACACTGTTTCTGATGAAATACCGAAAAGTATAAAACATGATCATATAATGGAAagtattaataataaaagtcTTATAACAAATGGAGAAGAgaataatatatctttgCCAGGGCAATCAGAAGACTTTCTTTTAGATGCTGTACAAATAACTCCGCCACAAAAGTATAAATCATCTCCGCCTTCCTCCTCTATTCCCTCTCTTAAGCAAAATGATCatgaattaaaaaatcTATCGTCGATACTTACAACGTCGACTAATACCACATCCAATCCAAACAGGAATAGACATATTCATTTCAATGATCGTGTAGAACAATGTGAAGCATTACGATATCCGACGTATAATTCTACGGAAGAGGAGTTCAGCGATTATCCCGAAGATGCAAgcaatgatgaagaaacgATTACTGAAGAAGCAGATCTATCTTCTACGGGACCAATTCAAAATGGTTCTACAGCTGTTGCTAAACCAAAACTAGCAAGAATATACACGGGGTCAAATAGCAGACATTCCACCGGATTTCTCCTTAACAGAGatgattcaaatgattCAGATAGCAGTTCaggtgaagaagaagaagatgatgacgaagaagatgaCGAGTATGGAGGTGGACTTTTTATAAATGCTCGATATTCCAGAAAATCTGAAAACGGAATACATTCTCCAGTGACTGACAATTCCTCTATAAATTCCACTCAATCAAGATCTGTCATACGCCCTATTATCAAATTACTTCCAGCCACAACATTAAACTATGGttctgatgaagaatcaGATAGCAGTTCGTTTAGTGGATATGGGAACGCTGTGTCACATAATGTTAATACGTCCAGAGGGTATGATTATATCTATGATTAT includes:
- the MRH1 gene encoding Mrh1p (similar to Saccharomyces cerevisiae YRO2 (YBR054W) and MRH1 (YDR033W); ancestral locus Anc_3.263), whose protein sequence is MSNFIELVKRGGNEAVKINKPIGVDFHITDKGSDWLWSAFCIFLFFFIIMVLLMFRKPINERLFYYTALAPTGFMMIAYFTMASNLGWTPVKAKYDHVQTSTQAEHPGMRQVFYARYVGWFLAFPWPIIQASIFGKTPLWHIAFNVCFTEFYVVCFLIAALVHSTYKWGYYSFGIAAGIVTSISIMTTTRNLVKNKGNSELMNVFKIFYGIIMFLWLVYPVAFGISEGGNVLQPDSEHIFYGILDVLFLCVMPCLFVVFASYIGMDHIGYKFEAPELQPMAHSVPKALPPKLEKKTKKKGKKSKKSKK
- the PST2 gene encoding flavodoxin-like fold family protein (similar to Saccharomyces cerevisiae RFS1 (YBR052C) and PST2 (YDR032C); ancestral locus Anc_3.261), which gives rise to MPKVAIIIYTLYGHTAKLAEAEKRGVEAAGGSADIYQVAETLTPEVVKALGGAPKPDYPIATAETLTEYDAFLFGIPTRFGNFPAQWKAFWDRTGGLWAKGSLHGKVAGCFVSTGTGGGNEATIMNSLSTLAHHGIIYVPLGYKNVFPQLTSLEEVHGGSPWGAGTIAGADGSRSPSELELQVHEIQGKTFYETVQRF
- the RAD28 gene encoding Rad28p (similar to Saccharomyces cerevisiae RAD28 (YDR030C); ancestral locus Anc_3.259); translation: MDETREELTIISYLWIIQMDNLINEYKLGLRSYECLEKEVKRTNFENLFEDVNFSSDTNFNTILSSPDRKSEEPFKTKIHKYDLNKSNSTNLLSPNCLDIDPTGQFLLSGNNNGSIILFALDDKLKDNELFNKKVNYSKRAASEKEIEPIVQSSKNHYIKDHNKDGMRMVHSFETNRNKFRMYRKSDLKNTFPYSSNVPNLTSANRIIPSEEMEDETGSHISGISTMKWYGEDNGMFFTGSYDKIIKIWDTNEFKSVQDLPFEHKINQIDNVKNNYMNEVIVVASDDYYPRLIDLKSMNLGITVFGKSTSSNRRRNDEGMNSEILTCKMNPNNGNIICSGDAEGRVKLWDLRMTNKLLYELQREQSNTGNANSKINTKAHLQACTDLCWNEVGSKLCSIGTDGRLYIWDPFLSDKTLINRPQLLGSIDLLRNRFKIRTSQRLIWFNDFVICNTDNGEVHIYETQQYKLWNKIEHHQSYNTSIISTGTNKKERVPTI
- the REG1 gene encoding protein phosphatase regulator REG1 (similar to Saccharomyces cerevisiae REG1 (YDR028C) and REG2 (YBR050C); ancestral locus Anc_3.258), which encodes MSNLAEYFAKHASKNNIEELEDMGPSVSMAVEAENDEDFKKSTFSLKRTRSMGRLGRHSSSARKALNRKKIDEQLDEQLDEYYDDANGNLYSDADSDYIDEDKLHSASVSPPPADNDNILIPQDDNDVVREPETHVDYLSHQWNESDISNSWKYIILKKKKRDIDLINSARLENASWRTWAKARNHLRTVSPEILNWSKDSDVTWLYGPIVNNNHENAAEGNGNNDDGSNSCIDISRGYGSDDENSKRLSIKKKNTKRTREPPKPILKKRSVTEIIEENAQWKLNEARKHFNEMRHSNVIMDPNSTKDLHDDYDALAAKVNAQYYYRTPQKSNSTTNLNHKYQTIIPPSNNVDIRDTVSDEIPKSIKHDHIMESINNKSLITNGEENNISLPGQSEDFLLDAVQITPPQKYKSSPPSSSIPSLKQNDHELKNLSSILTTSTNTTSNPNRNRHIHFNDRVEQCEALRYPTYNSTEEEFSDYPEDASNDEETITEEADLSSTGPIQNGSTAVAKPKLARIYTGSNSRHSTGFLLNRDDSNDSDSSSGEEEEDDDEEDDEYGGGLFINARYSRKSENGIHSPVTDNSSINSTQSRSVIRPIIKLLPATTLNYGSDEESDSSSFSGYGNAVSHNVNTSRGYDYIYDYNSVYTGDTSSFLPVEHCDIVDVPEGFDLNTSIADDAASSYGFSHATKSNKPEGSKDAGKVNVVKRPRSGFIFDDEEDDDDEEKEDEGNVVNDSSSDDVANEQFIEDSTYHSSDSESESDDEDNAKENQAEQQDEDGLSLRRTVSLGKSTESLKDLAHMFSSTSLEPPKTSFITGQPFQPSPPQHVITATNKIPLLKAKAPNNNSARIRPSIKRNPSSTSFIFDSDSEDDSEEDSSLLNTNKI